The window TTCCTGGAGGCCCTGCGCCGCCTGGTCCGGGAGGGCGTGGCGAAGGAGAGGATCCGCGTGATCACTCCCTTCTCCGTCACGGAGGTGGAGGAGATCCTTCCCCGCATGCCTTCCCAGGTCAAGGTTTTCGCCCTCGCGGGAGCGGCATCCGGCACCGTCGCGGGGTTCGCCTTCACCATCCTGACCACCTTGAGCTGGCCCCTGATCGTCGGGGGGAAACCCATCGTATCGATTCCCCCTTTCATCATCATCGCCTTCGCCCTCACGATCCTGTTCGGGGCCCTTTCCACCTTCCTGGGTTTCCTCCTCCTGTCGCGGCTTCCGAGCATCCGGCGCATCCGGTCGATGGAGGAATACGGGAATGCGTTTGTGATCACCGTGGAGCCGGGGGAGACGAAATGAAGGGGTTCCCGGAACCAAGAAGCGGCCTGGTCGGCATGTGCGTTCTCGCGGGGGTTCTCATAGCGCTCACCCAGTTCGGCCCCATTGCGAAAGACGGAGCATCGCTTCTGCTGGCGCTTCTGTTCTGGGCCACGGTCATCGAGGGCTGCGTCGCCGCCGTGGCGGCGGGCACCCTGATCAAGGCCAGGTGGGTGGCCTCCGTGAAGAGGGAGCTGCTCTCGGTCTATCCCCTCCTTCTGTTCGTCTCGATCCTGTTCCTTTTCCTGGTCCCCTTCGTGGATTCCTATCCCTGGGCGGGAAGGAAGGGGATCTGGTTCGACAAGAAGTTTTTCGTCGGGCGGAATTTCGCCCTGCTGCTGCTCGCCTATCTCTCCGCGAGGAGATTTTCCATCGCCTCGGAAAGGGGGGAGGAAGGGGAAAAGGTTCTCGCCGCCGCCCTCTACCTCTTCGTCTTCGTCGCTTCCCAGTCCCTCATGGCGTTCGACTGGGTCATGTCCCTCATGTATCCCTGGATCAGCTCGCTGCTCGGAGGCTACTTCTTCATCGAATCCCTGTTCGGGGGCTTCGCCCTGTCGGGCATCCTCTACGTTTTTCTGTACGGGAGAAAGCAACGGGTCGGAGATCCGGAAGGCCGTTCCGACATGAAAGACCTGGCGGTCCTTCTCTTCGGATTCAGCCTGCTGTGGGCGGGGCTTTTCTACTCGCAGTTCCTCGTGATCTGGTACGGGAATATCCCGGAGGAGGTGAGCTTCCTCGTGACGAGGCTGTCCTCGTCCCCCCTTCGAGAACTCACCGTCTCGATCGTCTTCTTCTACTTCTTCATCCCCTTTCTCGTCCTTCTGCCCGGCCGGTCGAAAACGAACCCTTACGTGGTGTTCGCGGTTTCCCTTTCCGTCCTGTTG is drawn from Candidatus Deferrimicrobiaceae bacterium and contains these coding sequences:
- a CDS encoding DUF3341 domain-containing protein gives rise to the protein MAEPMIFHEKEEFLEALRRLVREGVAKERIRVITPFSVTEVEEILPRMPSQVKVFALAGAASGTVAGFAFTILTTLSWPLIVGGKPIVSIPPFIIIAFALTILFGALSTFLGFLLLSRLPSIRRIRSMEEYGNAFVITVEPGETK